TGGTCTGCCCCCTAAAAACTGGGCAAAGCTGACTGGAGACTATCGGCTCGCTCCCCTGCGGGGATAAGGGCCTTTCCCTGACCCCTGCGAGAAAGCGAGGATGACCCATGAAGCACAAGCGGTTCAGTGAGGAACAGATCATCAAGCTGCTCCAGGACGCCAAAAAGGGCGAAAAGCCAATCGAGGAGCTTTGCCGGGAGGCCGGGTGCAGCACGGCCTCCTTCTACACCTGGAAGGCGAAGTACGGCGATGCCACCGTGGACGAAGCCCGGCGGCTTCGTCAGCTCGAACGTGAAAACGAGCGCCTTCTGAAGCTGGTGGGGCAACAGCGCCTGGAGCTGGAGGGGATGAAGGTGCTGCTTGGAAAAAAGCGCTGACGGCCCCCGAGCGCCGGGAGGCCGTGCAGTTCCTGGTCCGCATCAATGTCCGACAGCAGCGGGCGTGCGAGTTGGTCGGTCTGCCTCGTTCTTCGTTGTCCTACCGACCCCACCCGAGGCATGACGGTGAACTGATCGGGCGGATCAAAGCCCTTTCCCGTGAGCATCCCCGCTGGGGATGCCGTCGCGTCCACGCTACATTGCGCCGGGAAGGGGTGCAGGTCAACCGCAAGACCGTGCACCGCCTCTGGAAGAGTGAGGGCCTCGCTCTGCCTCCACGGCGCAAGACCAGAAAAATTCGCACTGGGCGGCCTGTTCCTCTGCGCGCCGAGCAGCCGAACCAGGTGTGGACTTACGATTTCGTCTTCGACGAGACGCTAGGAGGCCACGCCCTGAAAATCTTGACCCTGACCGACGAGTTCACCCGACAATCGCTGGTGTTGCGTTGTGGGACAGCTTTCACGTCGGTGGACGTGAAAGCCGTCCTGGTCGAGGTGATGCGGGAACGGGGTGTTCCCGCCTTCATCCGCAGCGACAACGGCCCCGAGTTCATCGCCCACGACCTCAAGGTTTGGCTGGCGGTGCAGGAGGTGGGTACTCGGTACATCGACCCCGGCAAACCCTGGCAAAACGGCGTGGCCGAGAGCTTCCACGCCCGTTTGCGGGACGAGCTGCTGAACCTGGAGGTCTTTCACTCGGCCCGACACGCCCAGGTGCTGCTCGATGGTTGGCGCAGCTTCTACAACAGCGCCAGGCCGCATTCCTCCCTGGCCTATCTCACCCCGGACGAGTTCGCCCAGCGCTGGGCTTTGCTCACTGCCCCGCCCGCCGTCGTACACTCCCCCTGAGTCGAGTCTCCAGTCAGCTTCGTCTACAAAACTGGGCCAGTCCAGGTGCCTTGAGCACTCAGGGTCGATGAAACTGGGTCTGCCGTCCTGAACGCCTGAAGCACGTTCCCCTCTTTGTCAGTGCGCTCGTTCAAGCTCAAAATAATGACTGGTACGGTGGGTGCCACCTGGGCGTCCAACGTGTGAACTCGTCCCTGGGCGTCGTACGCGGTGATGGTCTTGAGCGCCGTGTCATCAACGCCGACTGGCACGAACCCTACCAGCGGCGTGTAGCGGGCGGCGTCCCATGCCTCGAACTGGACGGGCACAGCGACCTGGAGACGCGGGATGTTGAGGGACAGCTTGTCGATGGCGCTCAAAGCGGCGACGCCTTGCGCCTGAAGCCCCTGGCTGTAGGCGGCTGCCAACTTACTGCGGACGTCCGAAGAGGCCGCAAGCGTCTTGTAGAGGACCTCTGAGTCGCCGTCGAAGCGCCTCGCCACATGGTCGTGGATCTGCGAACGCAGGCCCTGATCCGTGATGGCCTGGGCAAAGTATCTGGACATCTGGTCGAGCGACTGGTTGATCGTTTCTGCTGAGGTCTCCGTCTGCACCGGAGATGATGCCTCGTGCGCCGGGGATGGCGCCTGAGAGGTGGCACAAGCTCCAAGCAAAAGGGACAAAGTGCCCACCGCAAGCCAGCCCATTACAGGTGTTTTCATTCCGCTTCTCCTCGGTTCCTTGAGCGTTCTGGCGCTCACCTTTAGGTGATGCCCCGACCAATTCCTTCTCACTTCCCAATACCGGACCTTCAGGCTGTGCCTCCGCTCCCGAGAGCGCCGCGAGGATGAGCACGTTACCGGGGTGTTTCCCGATGGGGTGCGGCTAGCCGAATCTCCTTTCAAGTTTTGACTTCGGGGTCAGCTTGTCGGAACCGTGCTGAATATCTGCTGAACTCATGCTCTCGCGTGCCACCCTTCACGCCCGCACGTTAAGGTGTGCTTGATGCGGCTGGTCTGTTTGGGGGACTTGGCGTTGGAAGGCTCGGACTTCCGGCGCGCGGGTCCGCTCCTCTTGCTCGCCTACCTCTCGCTCGAAGGCAAGCAGCCCAGGACGCACCTGGCGGAGTTGTTCTGGCGGCGTGAGGGGGAAGCGCACACTCGCCGTCAGCTGTTGAACAACTTGTCCCAGGCGTTGACTTTGCTGCGCCGTCACGCCCCTGGCGTCGTTGGGAGCGACGGCACCAGCGTCTGGTCCCTGGTCACCACCGACGTGGCTGAGTTCCGTCAGGCGCTGGAAGACCAAGATCACGGGCGCGCTGCCGCGCTCTACACAGGCCCGTTCCTGAGCGGTCGCGACAACGGCTGGGGCATTGAACTTGAGGGGTGGTTGTTCGATCAGCGCGAACGCCTGGCCGAACAGGCGCAGGGAGCCTTGATCGAGCTGGCCGAGCGGGAGTCGCAAGACCGCCCGCATGAGGCAGCCCGGCGCGCTCACGACGCGTTCTGCCTGGCCGAGCCCCAGCCCGGCGCGCTGCCCCGCCTGCATGCGCTGCTCTGGGAGCACGACCGCCGTCTGGCCCGGGAGATTGAGGACCTGGCCCGGGGTTACGGGGTGAGCTTGGAGAAGTCTTCCGGGCAGGGTCAGGCGGCCCCGTCCAATGGACTCGCGGCGCACCGCCTGCCCGCGCGAGGAACCTCATTCGTCGGCAGGAGCCGTGAACTTGCGGAGGTCACCCGGCAACTCCTCCAGCCCGAGTGCAGGCTGTTGACGCTGACCGGGGCCGGTGGCGTTGGCAAGTCAAGGCTGGCGCTTCAGGCCGCCTCCAGCTTGCTCGACCAGGAACCGTTCCAGGACAGGGTCTTCTACGTCGCCCTGGAGGCGCTCAGCTCGGCAACGCTGATTCCGGGCAGCGTTGCGACTCAGCTCGGACTCACGCCCGAAGGCCGAGAGCCCGACCTCGAGGCTGTCTGTCGCCACCTGGGCAAGCAGCACGCGCTTCTCGTGCTCGATGACTTCGAGCACCTGAGGGACGGCGCGCTAGTGCTGCACGAGTTGCTCCGGGGCTGCCCCAACCTGAAGCTGCTCACGACGTCCCGTGAACCCTTGAGCCTAGGCGAGGAGTGGCTATTCCCGGTGGCGGGGCTCGCCCTGCCGGGCGAAGCCGACGCGCCGGGCGCGTCGGCGCAGTGCGACGCCGTTCGGCTCTTTTGCCAGCGCGCCCGCCAGGCAGGACGTGCATTCGAGCCAGCGCCCACCGACCTGCCGCACGTGCTGGAACTCTGTCGCCTGCTGGCGGGCGCACCGCTGGCGCTCGAGCTGGCCGCTGCGTGGCTCCCAGTGCTGTCGCCGGGCGAGTTGGTGCGCGAGGTCGCGCGCGACCTGGACGTGCTCGGCTCGCACGCACAGGACCGCGACGAACGCCACCGGGACCTCAGGGCTGTCTTCGAGGGGTCATGGAAACTACTTTCCCCCCAGGAGCAGCGCGTCCTGGCTGCGCTGTCAGTATTTCGCGGGGGGTTTACCCGGGAAGCCGCCGCAGAGGTCGCTGGCGCCTCCATGGCGACCCTCGCCTCGCTTGTGAGCAAGTCCCTGCTGCGCGTCCTACCACCAGGGCGCTATGACCGGCACCCGCTCATTCACCAGTACACGCGGGAGAAGCTGGCGCAGGGCGCAGCGGACCTCGCACGCCTTGAGGCGCGACATTTTACCTACTTCCTGGCGCTGGCCCGCGAGACGAGGCCCCTCTTGGACGGTGCTGAGCAGAACGTCTGGCTGGAGAGGATCGAGCAAGAACACGACAACTTCCGGGCGGCGCTCGACCATGCCTTGACGCGCGGGGCATCCGACGAGGCCCAGAGCTTGGCTGGCGAGCTGTGGTGGTTCTGGCATACGCGCGGCTACCACGCGGAAGGCCGGGCGTGGCTCACGAAAGCACTCGACCGGGCTGACCCGACCCCGACGCCCGAACGGGCGAAAGCCCTGAGGGGAGCGGGGTGGCTGGCCACCCAGCAGAGTGACTACCCGGTGGCCGAGACTTACATGCGCGAATGCCTAGCCGTCTACCGGTTCCTGGACCGCTCACAGGACGTTGCGGCCGCACTCAACAACCTTGCGGGCATCTCCTACTACGCCGGGGACCTCGACACGTACGAGCGTTACCTGGTTGAGGCGCTCGCCATCTGCCGGGAACTGAGCAACACTCGGGGCACGGCCGTCATCCTCGGCAATCTTGGGAACCTGGCGTTCGAGCGGGGTGATCCCGAGCAGGCGCGGTCGCTGTACTGGGAAAACGTGCGGCTGTTACAGGAAGCGGGCGACGAGAAGCTGGTCGCCGAGAGCCTCATCGAATTGGGGGGCATAGAGACGGCCCTGGGCAACTACCTTGCGGCCCGTGACCTGATCGACCGGGGCCTGGCCTCGGCTCGCGCGCTCGCGCATACATTCAACATCGCTTCCGGTCTGGAGACGCTTGGGACCCTCGACCGCAAAGAAGGCAACCATGATCAGGCGCGTTCCCACTATCGCCAAAGCCTCGTGCTCTGGCACGAACTCGGGCACCGGCTCGGTATCGTCCATGTGCTCGAAGGTCTCCTCCATCTCGCCGTAGAGCGCCGGGAGTGGCGACGGGCGGCCTGTGTCCTGGGGGCCACCCAGGCGATCCGGGAAACCATAGGTGCCCCGCGTTCGCCTTATGATCAGCTGGAACTCGGCGACGTCCTTAAAGAACTGGCCCCGCAGCTTACCGATCGTGTGCACGCCTCGGCCGAGCGCGAGGGGCGAGTCATGACCCTCGAACAGGCAGTCACCTACGCCCTCGGTTAAGCGCGTGCGGCGAGCCGCTCTGGCGACGCCCGAGTACGGGTATGTGCCAAGCTTACCTGCCGTATAGGCTGAAGAAGCACCTCAAACTTATGCCGGTATCAGTAAGGCGTTGTGCCCCTTTTACGGTGCGGGCAGGTGGGCGGGAAGAACACTGGGGGAAGCTGCGCTGGCTTTGCGTGCAGGACGCAGAATTGTATTGCTAGACTCACAGCACATGCCCAGTGCGCAGGAACGTATCCAGGAAGCTGTTAGCGCCATTCAAACCTGGTTGGCCCGTACCCCTAACCCTGGCGAGGCAGTGGTAAGGCAGGCCATCGTTCTACGCCTCCTGCACGCTGCTGGGTTTGACATCTGGAACCCAGCCGAGATCGTCCCCGAGGAAACCAATGCGACAGGCAACCGATCCGACTTTCTGATTCGTGTTGGGAAAGGTAAGTTCGCACTGGAACTCAAGGGGATGAACGTCACACTGGGTCCCGCTCAGTTCCAGCAGGCAGCCACCTATGCTGTGAACGAGGAGACCCGCTGGGCCATAGTCACCAATGGCCGCGTGTGGATCGTGATTGACGAGCACCTACCCGGCAAGTGGGAGGATCGCGTGGCTCTCAAACTTGAACTAGGCCAAGAAGGCCATACCTTTTCAGACGACCTTGCTACGTTGTTGGACGTGGAAACTTGGCGAGCCGATGCCTTCACGAATGCTGTGCAGGCTATCAAGGGCCGTCAACAGCAAAGACTGGATGAAGCGCGCATACGTAGGGAAAAAACGGCGATTGTGCAGGCTGTTATGGAGCAATTCGGTATTCGCACTTTTGAACTGGCTGCCGCAGCCGCCGCTGAAATGAATCGGATCACCGAAGCGGAACGGGATGTGCTGTTGGGGAAAGTTCCGCCTGATCCACATCCTGGCCGCATTCCGTTTACCTACAAAGTGCTGGGTGCCGTAGCTCATGTAGTCTATGATTCTAAGGCAACGACGTGGACAGTTAAGGCAGGCAGTACTGCCTTGAACCGGGTTCTGGGTGAAGGAAGCAGCAATGCGCAGGGGATTAAGAAGCGCAGGCTTGAGATGATTGCGACAGGGCGACTCATTGAAAAAACCGAAAAGTACTTGGAATACCTCGCGGACATGGAGTACGGCAGCCCTAGCATGGCTGCCGTGGATATTGCGGGTTCATCTCAAAACGGCTGGGATGTTTGGAAAGATGACCAAGGTCGGCCCGCTCAGCACTACCGCCCTTCCACCATTGAATCTGATTGATCTACGCACCTCACCTGCTCACCGACTCCATAAACAGCACCAGCACTCCCCTTACCCCTCCCCAATGCTGCTGAGCTGGCGTCGCTTGGCCTCTGCAGCGTAAGGCACGAACAAGGCACGCCGCCCTCTCCCGGCCCAAGCCCAAAAGCAAAAACCCCCTCTGGGAGGGGGTTTTCTTGGCGCGCCCGAAGAGATTCGAACTCCTGGCCTTCTGATCCGTAGTCAGACGCTCTATCCAGCTGAGCTACGGGCGCGTACGGGGTGGTGCTTGGCGGAGAGGGCGGGATTCGAACCCGCGGTACACTTTTAAGGCGTACGAGCGTTTAGCAAACGCTTGGTTTAAGCCGCTCACCCACCTCTCCATGAAGCACTGGTTGTCATGTTTTGGCGAGGGGTGAGGGATTCGAACCCCCGGTAGGTTGCCCTACTACGGTTTTCAAGACCGTTGCCTTCAACCACTCGGCCAACCCCCCTTCCGGTGGGGCGCGCCTACGGGGTTTCCGAAGCGCGAAAGGAAGTATAGGGGGGGTCACCCCCCTTGTCAACGGTAACAGGGCTGAGGAGTTGGAGCGGAAGGACCGCCATTCCAAGTCGGAACAGTGGCCGGGTCCCCTTCACGGCCAGCAGGGCGGTGCCTTCCTGGTGGAAGGCCCAACCCTCCTCGGCCGGGCGCCGAGCGAGGGGCACGCGATTAGGGTGAGATTGGCGTGCTCCACGCCAACCCGGTTACGAATCTTGGTCGCCTGCTTGTCTTACCATCCTGGCTGCAGGACGGAAAGCCCGCAGACGCACTAGGGGCGGGTCTGAAGAAGTGTGCGTCGGAGCGGGTTGGCTCCCCCAATAGGATGACTCCAGGTGGTCACGCGGGCAGAATCAAACTGTCCAGATCGCGGGGGTAATCCGTCAACAGTTCCATGCCGTTCGCCGTGATGAGAATGGTGTCGGAGTGGCGGAAGCCGCCCAGCCCGGGCACGTACAGCCCGGGTTCGACACTCAACACCATGCCGGGCTCCAGCGGGCGGTCATCCCCAATATCCAGAAAAGGGCTTTCGTGGATGCGCTGTCCCAAACTGTGACCGACATGGTGCCGCCAGTGGTCCCAGAGCCCCTCGCGTTCGTAATACGCCCGCACGGCCTGGTCGACCTGAGCACAGGTGCGTCCAGGCCGGAGCGCGTCGAAAGCGATGTCTTGCAAGTTGAGCATATGCTGAAAGAAGCGTCGCTGCTCAGCGTTGGCTTCGCCCAAGAACATGGTGCGTTCCAGCTCACTCAGGTAGCCCCAGATCGCGGCCCCGGCACCGGTGACGAGGGTATCGCCATGCCGAAAGGTGGCGCCGGTGGTCATGGCGTGCGGCAGGGCACTGTACTCGCCGATCTGACCCCGGTAGAGGGCCACCGCACCGCTCATCCAACGGTTCTGGCCGCGGTACCCGTCGCCCAGCGCGGCGATCATGGCCGCAGTGGCCTCTTTGGTGGCGCGCGCTTCCACCTCCGTTTCGTTCTCGCCGACCCGGGTGTAGGTCTGCAGCAGGTGATGGGCATGCGCTCCCCAGCGGGCACTCTCCCTGATCAGGGTGACCTCGGCGGGGGACTTGAGGGCCATCTGATGGTCGAGGGCCCGCGAGACACGCTGGACGGTGGCCCCCGCGAGCTGCCCACTCAGGGCTGGCCCGTCGTAGCCCATCACACTCGGATACCCGTCGTGATCGACGCCGAGCCTGGCCTGCTCCAGGCCCAGCTCCCCCAGCAAGTCCGCCAGCTGCCCCATCGGATGAGGTTGCCCGGGAAACTCCGGGTAGTCCACCACCCGTTCGGCCTCACTGGTCTGCCCGGCATGCTCGCGTTCCAGGCGCGGCACGAAGAGGACGCGCTGGCCGTCCCGCGTGATGATCAGCGCTATGGGCCGCTCGGTGGGAAAGAAAGCGAAGCCGCTGTAGTAGAAGATGAACTGGTCGTCGAACAGCACCAGGGCATCCAGGGACGTCTCCAGATGGTCAAAAGCTTCCTTCGCCCGTCCAGCGCGCTCCTCGCGGCTGATCGGTCCGAGGGTCTGCGCGATCATGCCCTCACCGCGGTCAGGTGGCGGGCCAGGAAGTCGCGCACCGTCTGGAGGTAGAGCGGCTGCTCTTCCAGTTGCGGCGAGTGCCCGCTGCGCTCGAACACCACCAGCTCACTGTTCGGGAGATGCGCGGCCAGTTCCTCGCTGGCCTCCAGCGGCGTGATCCAGTCGTGGCGGCCCACCGTGACCAGCACCGGCACCGTGATTTCGAGCAGTCGGTCCACCAGGTCATAGTTCGGCTGGTTGCGCGAGAAGGCCCAGTTGTGTGTCTCATACCGGAAAGGAATGCGCGCCAGGCGCTCAGCCTCCGCAGCAGGGTCGCGCTCCACGGTGTACAGCGGCTGAATCATGGCGAAACTGGCGCGGAAATCGTCGTTGTCGCGCACCTGCCCCGAGAAGAGCCGGTCGAGGGTTGCCTCGTCCATCGGGAAGCCACTGCTCATCGCCCGCTCCTTGCTGGTGCCCTGGAAGCGGTTGCTGGCGGCCGTGTCCCGGAGGATGAGGGCGTGCAGGTTTTCAGGATGGGCGAGGGCATACTCCAGCGCCAAGAAGCCGCCGTAACTCCCGCCCAGCACCACGATCCTGCCCAGGCCAAGCTCCTGACGCAACGCCTCCAGGTCCGCCACGAACTGGGCGTGCGAGTACGGCTCCCGGCCCTCGGATTCCCCATTCCCCCGCTGGTCGTAGGAGATCAGGCGGTACTCGTCCGTCAGCGGTTGAAAGGCGGCCCAGTCACCGGCACGGCTGCTCATCCCCGGTCCGCCATGCAGCGTGACGATGGTCGTTTTCCGCCCAGCGCCCTTCCCGGAATCGTCGTAGACGAGCCTCACCCCGTTGACTTCGATAGTCTGGCTCACCGGTACCACGCCTCTTTGAGGACGCGCATCACGTTCCCACCCACCGCCTTGGCGATGTCCCCGTCGCTGTAGCCGTGCTTCACCAGCCAGCGCACAATGTTCGGGAACGCCTCCGCGGGGTTCTCAATACCGTCCACGTACTCGACCTCCTCGTACTCGAGGTGCCCGCGTGAGGCCCCGATGGACAGCGCCTCGGACAGCGCGTGGTGCAGCCCCACGTGATCACCGAACAGCACGTCCGGCCCGAAGGCCACGTGGTCGATGCCCACCAGGTTCACGCAGTACTCGAAGTGCTCCATGAACGACTCGATGCTGTGCCGCGGGTGCCGCTCGGTGAGGGTGGTGTGCGGGGCGGCTTCGATCCCGATCACGCCCCCCTTCTCAGCACAGGCTTTGATCACGTCGTCGGGCTTCAGGCGGTTGGAGTTCCACAGCGACCGCGCCCCGGCGTGCGTGATGAAGATAGGTTTCTCGCTCACCTCGATGGTGTCCAGTGAGGTCTGGTCGCCGCTGTGGCTCACATCGATCGCGATGCCGAGCTGGTTCATCCGCCGCACCGCCTGCCGCC
The genomic region above belongs to Deinococcus apachensis DSM 19763 and contains:
- a CDS encoding DUF3103 family protein, encoding MKTPVMGWLAVGTLSLLLGACATSQAPSPAHEASSPVQTETSAETINQSLDQMSRYFAQAITDQGLRSQIHDHVARRFDGDSEVLYKTLAASSDVRSKLAAAYSQGLQAQGVAALSAIDKLSLNIPRLQVAVPVQFEAWDAARYTPLVGFVPVGVDDTALKTITAYDAQGRVHTLDAQVAPTVPVIILSLNERTDKEGNVLQAFRTADPVSSTLSAQGTWTGPVL
- a CDS encoding transposase, which translates into the protein MKHKRFSEEQIIKLLQDAKKGEKPIEELCREAGCSTASFYTWKAKYGDATVDEARRLRQLERENERLLKLVGQQRLELEGMKVLLGKKR
- a CDS encoding IS3 family transposase; this translates as MQFLVRINVRQQRACELVGLPRSSLSYRPHPRHDGELIGRIKALSREHPRWGCRRVHATLRREGVQVNRKTVHRLWKSEGLALPPRRKTRKIRTGRPVPLRAEQPNQVWTYDFVFDETLGGHALKILTLTDEFTRQSLVLRCGTAFTSVDVKAVLVEVMRERGVPAFIRSDNGPEFIAHDLKVWLAVQEVGTRYIDPGKPWQNGVAESFHARLRDELLNLEVFHSARHAQVLLDGWRSFYNSARPHSSLAYLTPDEFAQRWALLTAPPAVVHSP
- a CDS encoding AfsR/SARP family transcriptional regulator, with product MRLVCLGDLALEGSDFRRAGPLLLLAYLSLEGKQPRTHLAELFWRREGEAHTRRQLLNNLSQALTLLRRHAPGVVGSDGTSVWSLVTTDVAEFRQALEDQDHGRAAALYTGPFLSGRDNGWGIELEGWLFDQRERLAEQAQGALIELAERESQDRPHEAARRAHDAFCLAEPQPGALPRLHALLWEHDRRLAREIEDLARGYGVSLEKSSGQGQAAPSNGLAAHRLPARGTSFVGRSRELAEVTRQLLQPECRLLTLTGAGGVGKSRLALQAASSLLDQEPFQDRVFYVALEALSSATLIPGSVATQLGLTPEGREPDLEAVCRHLGKQHALLVLDDFEHLRDGALVLHELLRGCPNLKLLTTSREPLSLGEEWLFPVAGLALPGEADAPGASAQCDAVRLFCQRARQAGRAFEPAPTDLPHVLELCRLLAGAPLALELAAAWLPVLSPGELVREVARDLDVLGSHAQDRDERHRDLRAVFEGSWKLLSPQEQRVLAALSVFRGGFTREAAAEVAGASMATLASLVSKSLLRVLPPGRYDRHPLIHQYTREKLAQGAADLARLEARHFTYFLALARETRPLLDGAEQNVWLERIEQEHDNFRAALDHALTRGASDEAQSLAGELWWFWHTRGYHAEGRAWLTKALDRADPTPTPERAKALRGAGWLATQQSDYPVAETYMRECLAVYRFLDRSQDVAAALNNLAGISYYAGDLDTYERYLVEALAICRELSNTRGTAVILGNLGNLAFERGDPEQARSLYWENVRLLQEAGDEKLVAESLIELGGIETALGNYLAARDLIDRGLASARALAHTFNIASGLETLGTLDRKEGNHDQARSHYRQSLVLWHELGHRLGIVHVLEGLLHLAVERREWRRAACVLGATQAIRETIGAPRSPYDQLELGDVLKELAPQLTDRVHASAEREGRVMTLEQAVTYALG
- a CDS encoding M24 family metallopeptidase, whose product is MIAQTLGPISREERAGRAKEAFDHLETSLDALVLFDDQFIFYYSGFAFFPTERPIALIITRDGQRVLFVPRLEREHAGQTSEAERVVDYPEFPGQPHPMGQLADLLGELGLEQARLGVDHDGYPSVMGYDGPALSGQLAGATVQRVSRALDHQMALKSPAEVTLIRESARWGAHAHHLLQTYTRVGENETEVEARATKEATAAMIAALGDGYRGQNRWMSGAVALYRGQIGEYSALPHAMTTGATFRHGDTLVTGAGAAIWGYLSELERTMFLGEANAEQRRFFQHMLNLQDIAFDALRPGRTCAQVDQAVRAYYEREGLWDHWRHHVGHSLGQRIHESPFLDIGDDRPLEPGMVLSVEPGLYVPGLGGFRHSDTILITANGMELLTDYPRDLDSLILPA
- a CDS encoding DUF4357 domain-containing protein, whose amino-acid sequence is MPSAQERIQEAVSAIQTWLARTPNPGEAVVRQAIVLRLLHAAGFDIWNPAEIVPEETNATGNRSDFLIRVGKGKFALELKGMNVTLGPAQFQQAATYAVNEETRWAIVTNGRVWIVIDEHLPGKWEDRVALKLELGQEGHTFSDDLATLLDVETWRADAFTNAVQAIKGRQQQRLDEARIRREKTAIVQAVMEQFGIRTFELAAAAAAEMNRITEAERDVLLGKVPPDPHPGRIPFTYKVLGAVAHVVYDSKATTWTVKAGSTALNRVLGEGSSNAQGIKKRRLEMIATGRLIEKTEKYLEYLADMEYGSPSMAAVDIAGSSQNGWDVWKDDQGRPAQHYRPSTIESD
- a CDS encoding alpha/beta fold hydrolase, with the translated sequence MSQTIEVNGVRLVYDDSGKGAGRKTTIVTLHGGPGMSSRAGDWAAFQPLTDEYRLISYDQRGNGESEGREPYSHAQFVADLEALRQELGLGRIVVLGGSYGGFLALEYALAHPENLHALILRDTAASNRFQGTSKERAMSSGFPMDEATLDRLFSGQVRDNDDFRASFAMIQPLYTVERDPAAEAERLARIPFRYETHNWAFSRNQPNYDLVDRLLEITVPVLVTVGRHDWITPLEASEELAAHLPNSELVVFERSGHSPQLEEQPLYLQTVRDFLARHLTAVRA